A section of the Pedobacter sp. HDW13 genome encodes:
- a CDS encoding RagB/SusD family nutrient uptake outer membrane protein encodes MKKYIFLLAVSVILITSCKKALEVGPRGSLNENQVATPSQAEGFVTAAYSQLGNDEINRAFSMYQYGNIRADDAYKGGGGINDGDVFHAMETFVSSRPDQWNYDGIWFNIYVGIRRANEGIRVLSKFSEAEYPLVKTRVAELRFLRGYWYLMLENLFKNIPYIDDAVPSDDYKFIKNNVFTRDQILDKIAADFQAAADALPVAQPQIGRANKYAAYAFLAKTRLFQAYMQNANHAVTSIDANRLQQVIAAADQVMASSYKLQADFANNFTSGTFENGVEAIMSVQFSSNDGAGRGRVNFGDMLTVPQGIGCCDFQKPSQTLMNAFRTTAAGIPLFDTFNQQNVDFSVNTVDPRVDHTISRPGAPWKYDPTRVVTESWSRSIPIYGTYNSMKENVSPDCDCFIKLPPFFGNTKARIMIRLADVMLFKAEALIELGRQGEALPLINAIRDRASKSTSKLVMANGQPTSKYNVQQYVPGTNIVWDQDNARKALRFERRLEMALEGERFFDLMRWGITDQVINAYFDTEKGTRSIFQGAKFTKGRDEFLPIPQNQIFWSENRYVQNPLY; translated from the coding sequence ATGAAAAAATATATATTCTTACTTGCAGTATCAGTAATATTGATTACATCCTGCAAAAAAGCACTCGAAGTAGGGCCAAGAGGTTCACTTAACGAAAATCAGGTGGCAACACCATCACAAGCCGAAGGTTTTGTAACGGCAGCTTACTCACAATTAGGCAATGATGAAATTAACCGCGCCTTTAGCATGTACCAATACGGAAATATCCGTGCTGATGATGCTTATAAAGGCGGTGGCGGTATTAACGATGGTGATGTATTCCATGCAATGGAAACCTTTGTATCATCACGTCCCGATCAATGGAATTATGACGGAATATGGTTTAATATTTATGTCGGTATCAGGCGTGCCAACGAGGGCATCCGTGTGCTAAGTAAATTTAGCGAGGCTGAATATCCGCTCGTAAAAACCAGGGTTGCCGAATTACGTTTCTTGCGTGGTTACTGGTATTTGATGCTGGAAAACCTGTTCAAAAATATCCCTTATATAGACGATGCAGTACCATCGGATGATTATAAGTTTATTAAAAACAACGTTTTTACCAGAGATCAGATATTGGATAAAATAGCAGCTGATTTTCAGGCTGCGGCAGATGCACTTCCAGTGGCACAACCGCAAATAGGTCGAGCCAATAAATACGCTGCCTATGCTTTTTTAGCTAAAACAAGGTTGTTTCAGGCTTACATGCAAAATGCAAACCATGCGGTAACATCAATTGATGCTAACCGCTTGCAACAAGTTATTGCTGCGGCTGATCAGGTGATGGCCTCAAGCTATAAGCTTCAGGCAGATTTTGCCAATAACTTTACTTCAGGGACTTTTGAGAATGGTGTAGAAGCCATTATGTCGGTTCAGTTTTCCAGCAATGACGGGGCAGGTAGAGGGAGGGTAAATTTTGGTGATATGCTTACCGTACCACAAGGCATTGGTTGCTGCGATTTTCAAAAACCCTCGCAAACTTTAATGAATGCTTTTAGAACAACTGCAGCAGGTATTCCACTTTTTGATACTTTCAATCAACAAAACGTAGATTTTTCAGTAAACACAGTTGACCCACGTGTTGATCATACGATTTCACGACCAGGTGCACCGTGGAAATACGATCCCACAAGAGTGGTAACCGAAAGTTGGAGCCGCAGTATCCCTATTTATGGAACTTATAATTCTATGAAAGAGAACGTTTCGCCAGATTGCGATTGCTTTATTAAGCTTCCGCCATTTTTTGGAAATACCAAAGCCAGGATCATGATCAGGCTTGCCGATGTAATGTTGTTTAAGGCAGAGGCGCTTATAGAACTTGGCAGGCAGGGAGAGGCTTTGCCTCTTATAAATGCCATCAGGGATCGTGCATCTAAAAGTACGTCAAAACTGGTTATGGCTAACGGACAACCAACCTCAAAGTATAATGTGCAGCAATATGTGCCCGGAACCAATATTGTTTGGGACCAGGATAATGCCCGAAAAGCACTTCGTTTTGAACGCCGTTTAGAAATGGCTTTAGAGGGTGAACGGTTCTTTGACCTGATGCGTTGGGGAATAACCGATCAGGTAATCAATGCTTACTTTGATACTGAGAAAGGAACCCGCAGTATTTTTCAGGGGGCCAAATTTACCAAAGGAAGAGATGAATTTTTACCAATTCCACAAAACCAGATTTTCTGGAGCGAAAACCGGTATGTACAAAATCCACTTTATTAA
- a CDS encoding glycoside hydrolase family 32 protein codes for MKNPLVMACLSTIFLSVSSFAQQADREVQAYRPLYHFSPLKGWIGDPDGLVKHDGKYHLFWWGHATSTDLVHWQELSRPMKEGMGFSYFSGSVAIDKANTSGFGKNSMIAIYTKHFAGDSLPEAQAISVSGDQGMSFEYYKENPVLSINKFFFRDPQVFWHKKDKLWKMVVSRPDVQEIQFYQSPDLKNWKYCSSFKALGAKNSFWECPDLFELSIEGTKEKKWVLLIGRGPNRVQYFVGDFDGKSFHSDQTMIDYLQSGKGIAGVVFDDFENPAYPKWKNEGLAFAENKEMADYLGKGYASSPSVKNAKGNLISVPFTINHKAINFLIAGGNHPDTTCINLVVEGEIVRSTTGDNCKVFKWNGWDVSSLIGKKAHLEIVDQSTDSTKGFIAVDHIMFSNQLTNQQLEHALWLDYGPDYYATRTWRNYDEHDSLKDTVIAIGWMGNWDYARKVPTTWGKGFHSIPRVMSLRKTLTGLRVVQQPISQLQSLRRNGFSAQNLKIRDIQEIKGFKPERNTYEMEVAFTPVSANVFGFNLLVGEGRKLSIRYNPALGDLTIDRTNCTDFNTDESFTQVFAKKYTVPLTLKDGRLNLHIFIDRSSIEIFANDGEMVCSASTFPSDKQLGVQAVSENGTTLLDLKAWQLESIWK; via the coding sequence ATGAAAAATCCATTAGTAATGGCCTGCTTATCGACAATTTTTCTGTCGGTAAGCAGCTTTGCCCAACAGGCAGATCGGGAAGTGCAGGCTTACCGCCCGCTTTATCATTTTAGTCCGTTAAAAGGGTGGATTGGAGATCCTGATGGTTTGGTTAAACACGATGGAAAGTACCATTTATTTTGGTGGGGACATGCAACCTCTACCGATTTAGTGCATTGGCAGGAGTTGTCCAGGCCGATGAAAGAAGGAATGGGGTTCTCTTATTTTAGCGGCTCGGTTGCCATTGATAAAGCGAACACCAGTGGTTTTGGAAAGAATAGCATGATTGCTATCTATACCAAACACTTTGCTGGCGATAGTTTGCCCGAAGCGCAGGCTATATCCGTAAGCGGTGATCAGGGAATGAGCTTTGAGTATTATAAAGAAAATCCGGTACTCAGCATCAATAAATTTTTTTTTCGCGATCCGCAGGTTTTTTGGCATAAAAAAGACAAGCTATGGAAAATGGTGGTTTCCCGTCCTGACGTTCAGGAAATTCAGTTTTACCAGTCTCCTGATCTTAAAAACTGGAAGTATTGTAGCAGCTTTAAAGCTTTGGGTGCCAAAAATTCATTCTGGGAGTGCCCTGATTTGTTTGAATTGTCCATTGAAGGAACAAAGGAGAAAAAATGGGTTTTGCTTATCGGAAGAGGTCCAAACCGGGTGCAGTATTTTGTTGGTGATTTTGATGGAAAATCATTTCATTCCGATCAGACCATGATTGATTATCTTCAAAGTGGGAAGGGAATAGCAGGTGTTGTGTTCGATGATTTTGAAAATCCAGCCTATCCAAAATGGAAGAACGAAGGATTGGCTTTTGCGGAGAATAAAGAAATGGCTGATTACCTTGGCAAAGGATATGCTTCATCTCCTTCGGTGAAAAATGCTAAAGGAAACTTAATATCAGTGCCATTTACCATTAATCACAAAGCCATAAATTTTTTGATCGCAGGTGGCAATCATCCCGATACAACTTGTATAAACCTGGTTGTTGAAGGTGAAATTGTTCGAAGTACAACCGGAGATAATTGTAAGGTTTTTAAATGGAACGGTTGGGATGTGAGTTCTCTTATTGGGAAAAAAGCACATTTGGAAATTGTAGACCAAAGCACTGACAGTACCAAAGGATTTATTGCTGTTGACCATATTATGTTTTCCAATCAACTAACCAATCAGCAATTGGAGCATGCCTTGTGGCTTGACTATGGCCCAGATTATTATGCCACCAGAACCTGGCGAAATTACGATGAACATGATAGCTTAAAAGATACTGTAATTGCTATTGGGTGGATGGGGAATTGGGATTATGCCCGCAAAGTCCCTACCACATGGGGCAAGGGGTTTCATTCTATTCCCAGGGTAATGTCGCTAAGGAAAACACTGACTGGACTTCGGGTAGTACAGCAACCCATTAGCCAATTGCAAAGTTTGCGGAGAAATGGTTTTTCAGCCCAAAACCTAAAAATCAGAGATATTCAGGAAATAAAAGGGTTTAAGCCTGAGCGAAATACTTATGAAATGGAAGTTGCCTTTACGCCTGTTTCTGCAAATGTCTTTGGATTTAATTTGCTGGTTGGGGAAGGTAGGAAGTTAAGCATCCGATATAATCCCGCACTGGGCGATCTTACCATTGACAGGACCAATTGTACTGATTTTAATACTGATGAAAGTTTTACCCAGGTTTTTGCTAAGAAATACACTGTTCCATTAACGCTAAAAGATGGCAGGCTCAACCTTCATATTTTCATTGACCGGTCTTCTATAGAAATATTCGCCAATGATGGGGAAATGGTATGTAGCGCAAGTACGTTTCCTTCTGATAAACAACTCGGGGTTCAGGCCGTTTCCGAAAACGGAACAACACTTTTGGATCTTAAAGCCTGGCAATTAGAGAGTATATGGAAGTAA
- a CDS encoding glycoside hydrolase family 32 protein, whose protein sequence is MAATLLSVTLACTKEKTYAPAEPFAEEKFNIFPKPQLSATASSGQYTGWVGDVMPYYANGQFEIFFLHDASDRIKQSSPGQHPIHKFTSKNLLDFSYDGEMIPYGSQTTQDFLVGTGSMVKAANTNYFYYTGHNGSGSWLQNANPAFTTANPLEAIMYAKSSTLSGWSKKAGFALRAPAGYSSNDFRDPFVFYNQEFGQYWMMVSAQKGGKGAILVYTTADPASDKWDLKGPLTVEGDYLMLECADVFKIDDKYFMLFAEDWTSTPGTHYRVAASSAGPWLKPADGMDMFDGHQFYAGRSASNGTERYVFGWAHRRNPENDNGTRTWGGNLITQQLIKVGSDKLAVKAPVAVKSYFTKEATPLIAGQSGTVSNVSANYVLNGSTALAAYRFNAINGTTMLTGNLSINNLTGTASFGFNTKSDNTASYIIKLEPGSKRIAAYKNGQEITRVPFTFEADKNYNFSIVVDGSVVVLYLNDQIALTNRIYSANANQWMISADKLDIKVNNLKVSSH, encoded by the coding sequence ATGGCAGCTACGCTTTTATCAGTGACGCTTGCCTGCACCAAAGAAAAGACTTATGCTCCTGCTGAACCTTTTGCCGAGGAAAAATTCAATATTTTTCCAAAGCCGCAACTTTCTGCAACGGCAAGCTCAGGACAATATACTGGCTGGGTTGGCGATGTAATGCCGTATTACGCTAATGGTCAATTTGAGATTTTTTTCCTGCATGATGCGTCCGATCGGATAAAACAAAGTAGTCCGGGGCAACACCCAATTCATAAATTTACCTCTAAAAACCTGCTCGATTTTAGTTACGATGGCGAAATGATTCCTTATGGTAGCCAAACAACGCAAGATTTTTTAGTAGGGACCGGATCTATGGTAAAAGCCGCCAACACAAACTACTTTTATTATACAGGGCATAACGGTAGTGGCAGCTGGCTTCAAAATGCTAATCCTGCATTTACAACCGCCAATCCCCTTGAGGCCATTATGTACGCGAAAAGTAGTACGCTATCGGGCTGGTCTAAAAAAGCCGGTTTTGCCCTTAGGGCACCTGCAGGTTATTCAAGCAACGATTTTAGAGATCCTTTTGTTTTTTACAATCAGGAGTTCGGGCAATATTGGATGATGGTGAGCGCTCAAAAAGGTGGAAAAGGGGCGATTCTGGTTTACACCACAGCGGATCCGGCAAGCGATAAATGGGATTTAAAAGGCCCGCTAACTGTAGAAGGCGATTATTTGATGTTAGAATGTGCGGATGTATTTAAAATTGATGATAAGTATTTTATGCTTTTTGCCGAAGATTGGACCAGTACGCCGGGTACACACTACAGGGTTGCCGCATCTTCTGCCGGGCCATGGTTAAAACCTGCCGATGGAATGGATATGTTTGATGGTCATCAGTTTTATGCAGGTCGTTCAGCAAGTAATGGTACTGAACGTTATGTTTTTGGCTGGGCACATCGCCGTAATCCTGAAAATGACAATGGGACAAGGACCTGGGGCGGGAATTTAATTACCCAACAATTAATTAAGGTAGGCAGTGATAAGCTGGCTGTAAAAGCTCCGGTTGCGGTTAAAAGTTATTTTACCAAAGAGGCTACCCCGTTGATTGCAGGGCAATCCGGAACAGTTAGCAATGTTTCGGCCAATTATGTATTAAATGGTTCAACAGCCCTTGCAGCGTACAGGTTTAATGCAATAAATGGTACCACCATGCTAACAGGTAACCTTTCTATTAATAACTTAACCGGTACAGCAAGTTTTGGTTTCAATACAAAGAGTGATAATACCGCCTCATATATAATTAAACTTGAACCTGGTTCAAAACGCATAGCAGCTTACAAAAATGGTCAGGAAATTACCCGTGTGCCCTTTACATTTGAGGCAGATAAGAATTACAATTTTAGTATCGTAGTTGATGGTTCTGTTGTGGTGTTGTACTTAAATGATCAAATAGCCTTAACCAATAGGATTTACTCCGCAAATGCTAATCAATGGATGATTAGTGCAGATAAATTAGATATAAAGGTAAATAACTTGAAAGTTTCATCGCATTAG
- a CDS encoding DUF4960 domain-containing protein — protein MKLKNIFAPVFLLVAIILVLAGCKKSKNDDFKLDTQVQLSSFSINGTVASINQLTGAVTVNLPFGTDLTNLSPAMELPEGATANIINAKPLNFTGAVAFRVVNGNLFKDYSVTVKIISPLTSLSVNGVKATIDNEGRNVTLVLPDGTNLNGVAPIIESPAGIQVSPASGVAQDFTQPVTYTFTKGTVSTTYQVNLISNSISQYAFIGTAGSRSAITNPDEKAASDWFFTTYPTADYISFGSVATGQRLSNYKVIWWHFDSDQALPAQATAAGAVNALKAYRTAGGSLLLSSFAGRYVEALGVVPAGKGPNNVFGDFLPNGFIENNSDWGISFKGKESHPIFQGLDTYAPGKANLLQKGTFRLNHTAWWFLPDWGGYSNGTGWRQQTGGINLASEAWDDQLDGRVGIAEWPQTNGAGNVVVITFGAYDWYSEPQNGAPTTNNYINNIRRLTKNAIDYLKK, from the coding sequence ATGAAACTTAAAAATATATTTGCGCCCGTTTTTCTGCTAGTTGCCATAATATTGGTGCTCGCAGGATGTAAAAAGAGCAAAAATGACGATTTTAAACTGGATACCCAGGTTCAGTTATCATCTTTCTCCATTAACGGTACAGTTGCCTCAATTAACCAGTTAACGGGCGCTGTAACGGTAAATCTTCCATTTGGAACGGATTTAACCAATCTTTCACCTGCAATGGAATTGCCTGAGGGTGCAACGGCAAATATCATAAATGCCAAGCCGCTAAATTTTACCGGGGCAGTAGCTTTTAGGGTTGTGAATGGAAATTTGTTTAAAGACTATTCGGTAACCGTAAAAATTATTTCTCCCTTAACCAGTCTTTCAGTAAACGGTGTTAAAGCAACTATTGATAATGAGGGAAGAAATGTTACTTTGGTGTTACCCGATGGAACTAATTTAAACGGAGTGGCTCCAATTATCGAAAGCCCGGCAGGTATTCAGGTTAGCCCGGCAAGTGGTGTTGCCCAGGATTTCACTCAGCCGGTTACCTATACCTTTACCAAAGGAACGGTGAGTACTACCTACCAGGTCAATCTGATTAGTAATTCGATAAGTCAATATGCATTTATCGGCACTGCTGGCTCAAGATCAGCAATCACAAATCCAGATGAAAAAGCAGCTAGTGATTGGTTTTTTACTACTTATCCAACGGCCGATTATATCTCTTTCGGTTCTGTAGCTACGGGGCAGCGACTTTCAAATTATAAGGTAATTTGGTGGCATTTTGATTCAGACCAGGCGCTTCCGGCTCAGGCTACGGCAGCAGGAGCGGTTAATGCTTTAAAAGCATATAGGACAGCCGGCGGCTCTCTTCTGCTTTCTTCATTTGCAGGCCGATACGTAGAGGCTTTAGGTGTTGTGCCAGCTGGTAAAGGTCCAAATAATGTTTTTGGGGACTTTTTACCAAATGGATTTATTGAAAATAACAGCGATTGGGGAATTTCTTTCAAAGGCAAAGAATCCCATCCAATATTTCAAGGCTTGGATACTTATGCACCAGGTAAGGCAAATTTATTACAAAAAGGTACGTTCAGGCTTAACCACACCGCCTGGTGGTTTTTACCCGATTGGGGTGGCTATAGTAATGGAACTGGATGGCGCCAGCAAACCGGCGGAATAAACCTTGCTTCTGAAGCTTGGGACGATCAGCTTGATGGAAGAGTAGGTATAGCAGAATGGCCGCAAACAAACGGTGCTGGTAATGTAGTAGTCATAACATTCGGTGCTTACGATTGGTATTCTGAGCCGCAAAATGGTGCTCCAACTACCAATAACTACATTAATAACATTCGCAGGTTGACTAAGAATGCGATAGATTATCTAAAAAAATAG
- a CDS encoding glycoside hydrolase family 32 protein, translating into MKHKILKITYFCMLVACGLGQNTAIAQQKNESDQYRPAFHFTPKSHWMNDPNGMVYLNGKYHLFYQHNPNSSVWGPMHWGHATSTDLDHWDHQPIALYPDSLGTIFSGSAVVDVNNTAGFGKNALVAIFTHHNHKIEEAKTGLHQYQSIAYSIDEGKTWTKYEGNPVLPNPGIWDFRDPKVMWHTQSKKWIMTLATKDRITFYSSPNLKNWTKESEFGEKSGAHGGVWECPDLFPLSVNGIQKWVLLVSINPGGPAGGSGTQYFVGDFKEGIFSADHTDIRWLDYGADNYAGVTWSNTGNRKIFMGWMNNWTYANQIPEQGFRGATTIARELQLKKVGNEVYLSAAPVKEFNLILDKAAQLKYSAAKTDYDLSTKVTSFKGKYQLELTTAQKQSFSLRLTNDNGDELVLGYDAKNNTFYTDRTKSGQVDFEKSFPRVTTAPRISKDNHIQLKLILDVTSAEVFADNGLTVMTNTFFAHSPLTQLHIKSTKPLLIQNLKYAGIKSL; encoded by the coding sequence ATGAAACATAAAATTTTAAAAATAACTTATTTCTGTATGCTGGTTGCGTGCGGCTTGGGCCAAAATACAGCTATAGCCCAACAGAAAAACGAAAGCGATCAATACCGCCCTGCATTTCATTTTACACCAAAGAGCCATTGGATGAATGATCCCAACGGAATGGTGTACTTAAATGGAAAGTATCATCTCTTTTATCAGCATAATCCAAACTCGTCTGTTTGGGGACCAATGCATTGGGGGCACGCAACAAGTACCGATTTGGATCATTGGGATCATCAGCCTATCGCTTTATATCCCGACAGTTTAGGAACCATATTTTCCGGAAGCGCAGTCGTAGATGTAAATAACACAGCTGGTTTTGGTAAGAATGCCCTGGTTGCCATATTTACACACCACAACCACAAAATAGAAGAAGCTAAAACGGGGTTACATCAATATCAAAGTATTGCCTATAGCATCGACGAGGGGAAAACATGGACAAAATATGAAGGTAATCCTGTGCTGCCCAACCCAGGTATCTGGGATTTTAGGGACCCAAAAGTAATGTGGCATACCCAAAGCAAGAAATGGATTATGACCCTGGCAACCAAGGATAGGATTACCTTCTATTCATCGCCAAACTTAAAAAATTGGACGAAAGAAAGTGAATTTGGGGAAAAGTCAGGTGCCCATGGAGGAGTTTGGGAATGCCCTGACCTGTTTCCTTTATCTGTGAACGGGATTCAAAAGTGGGTCTTGCTGGTTAGCATTAACCCTGGAGGACCCGCCGGCGGATCTGGAACCCAGTATTTTGTAGGGGACTTTAAAGAGGGGATATTTTCTGCAGATCATACAGACATTCGTTGGCTGGATTATGGGGCAGATAATTATGCTGGCGTTACCTGGTCAAACACAGGCAACAGGAAAATATTTATGGGTTGGATGAATAACTGGACCTACGCCAATCAGATACCAGAGCAGGGGTTTAGGGGTGCTACCACAATTGCAAGAGAACTTCAATTGAAAAAAGTAGGAAACGAGGTTTACCTCAGTGCAGCCCCGGTAAAAGAGTTTAACCTGATTTTGGATAAAGCTGCCCAGCTCAAATACAGTGCTGCCAAGACAGACTATGACCTTTCTACCAAGGTAACCTCATTTAAGGGTAAGTATCAGCTTGAGCTGACGACAGCGCAAAAGCAAAGCTTTTCTTTGCGTTTAACAAACGACAATGGAGATGAACTTGTTCTTGGATATGATGCGAAGAACAATACTTTTTATACAGACCGTACTAAATCAGGACAGGTTGATTTCGAAAAGAGCTTTCCAAGGGTAACAACTGCTCCCCGTATTTCAAAAGATAACCACATTCAATTAAAATTAATATTGGATGTTACCTCGGCGGAAGTATTTGCAGATAATGGTTTGACAGTGATGACCAATACATTCTTTGCGCATAGCCCTTTAACGCAGCTCCATATAAAATCAACTAAGCCACTGTTAATTCAAAATCTTAAATATGCAGGCATTAAAAGCCTGTAA
- a CDS encoding TonB-dependent receptor, which translates to MAQNPLTITGKVTDNKGETLIGVGVMLKGTKTGTSTDSKGGFTLSISGNNPVLVISYMGFLSKEVPVNGRTKIDIVLEADTKNLDEVVVTGYQTERKKDLTGDVAIVDVDELKKQSVANPMKALQGQVAGVYITGNGAPSSPATIRIRGIGTLNNNDPLFIIDGVPTKAGMHELNQADIESMQILKDASSASIYGARAGNGVIVITTKKGKSGSTQLNGNAYTSLSTYVNKLEMLDAEGYGKILWQAYTNKNINPNTSGLQYQFDWSVNPTTNQPVLNKVMLPEFLNPAQTLRTANTNWFDEISQLGVIQNYDAQVSSGTDNGHYLLSLGYFDNKGIVRTTGFNRISARINSDYKLFNGALTIGQNLSLTKTKEVSANIINSALQALPIIPVHTVDGIGWGGPVAGMNDRQNPVRVLEDNKQNGYDYMRLFGNFFADVKITKGLVFKSNFGIDYGNYTSRNWQKKYVSGYLVNDVTKVIESQTHNVKTTWTNTVNYNLEKGNHRLNAFAGTEHFVENSNTFMASREGYVLEDPDYMYLDAGTGIKDNSGSGAKNVLLSYIARANYSFMDRYLFSATIRRDGSSRFGANNKYGTFPAFSGAWRISEESFVKNNTSIFDDLKLHAGWGKTGNQEINNNAIYNIYLTNYNITSYDINGNKSGVLPSGFYLSQNANPNLKWEATEMTNAALDFSLWKQKLYGSVGYYIKKTSGILLLPPYIGVLGEGGNTYINGASMENKGFELSLGHKSKLTNDLSLELNGNFDMVRNKVTHLPAEVVNAYGGDGKGQNILGRTLGSFFGYVADGLFRTQAEVDSYAAQPGKGLGRIRYKDLNNDGVINDNDRTWIGNPLPKYTYGLNAAINYKNFDFSFLLQGIGSVEVRNEAKSYTDFWSAVESSSNKGARLLNAWSPSNPNTDIPAVALTDDNFEARLSTYFIENGSYLKLRNAQIGYSFDKKLISKLKMQSLRFYVGGDNLAILMKSKSFTGLDPESPGFGYPNPLVITAGINVKF; encoded by the coding sequence CATGGGCTTTTTGAGCAAAGAAGTTCCGGTTAACGGCCGCACGAAAATTGATATTGTGCTTGAGGCGGATACCAAAAATCTCGATGAGGTAGTGGTAACAGGTTATCAGACCGAGCGTAAAAAAGACCTAACGGGAGATGTAGCCATTGTTGATGTAGATGAGCTGAAAAAACAGTCTGTCGCCAATCCAATGAAAGCTTTACAAGGCCAGGTAGCCGGCGTTTATATTACCGGTAACGGCGCACCAAGTTCACCGGCAACCATCCGTATTAGGGGAATTGGTACACTAAACAACAATGACCCGCTTTTCATCATAGATGGGGTACCAACAAAGGCTGGGATGCATGAACTTAACCAGGCAGATATCGAATCGATGCAGATACTTAAAGATGCTTCTTCAGCCAGTATATATGGGGCAAGAGCAGGAAATGGAGTAATTGTAATTACGACCAAAAAAGGTAAAAGTGGAAGCACGCAACTGAATGGGAATGCCTATACTTCTTTATCAACTTATGTAAACAAACTCGAAATGCTGGATGCAGAAGGCTACGGTAAAATTTTGTGGCAGGCTTATACCAATAAAAACATTAATCCCAATACAAGTGGATTGCAGTATCAGTTTGATTGGTCAGTTAATCCCACTACAAACCAACCGGTACTAAATAAAGTGATGTTACCTGAGTTTCTTAATCCGGCACAAACCCTTAGAACAGCCAATACCAATTGGTTTGATGAAATTTCTCAGCTTGGTGTAATACAAAATTATGATGCACAGGTTTCTAGTGGCACTGACAATGGACATTATCTGCTTTCTTTGGGCTACTTTGATAATAAAGGGATTGTGAGGACAACCGGGTTCAATAGAATTTCAGCAAGGATCAATTCAGATTATAAGTTATTCAATGGTGCATTGACCATTGGGCAAAACCTGAGTTTAACAAAAACAAAAGAGGTTTCGGCTAATATTATCAACTCGGCCTTACAAGCACTTCCTATCATTCCGGTACATACCGTAGATGGCATAGGTTGGGGAGGCCCTGTGGCGGGTATGAACGACCGCCAAAATCCGGTACGTGTACTTGAAGATAATAAACAGAATGGGTACGATTATATGAGGCTCTTTGGAAATTTCTTTGCCGATGTAAAAATTACGAAAGGCTTGGTGTTTAAATCTAATTTTGGTATTGATTACGGGAATTACACCAGCAGGAACTGGCAAAAGAAATATGTGAGTGGATATTTAGTGAATGATGTTACCAAAGTTATTGAAAGCCAAACACACAATGTAAAAACCACCTGGACGAATACTGTAAATTATAACCTTGAAAAAGGTAATCACAGGTTAAATGCTTTTGCAGGTACTGAACATTTTGTAGAAAACTCCAATACATTTATGGCTTCAAGAGAAGGTTATGTGCTGGAAGATCCTGATTATATGTACCTTGATGCAGGCACAGGTATTAAAGACAATAGTGGAAGCGGTGCGAAGAATGTGCTTTTATCATATATCGCAAGGGCGAACTATTCTTTTATGGACCGTTACCTGTTTTCTGCCACGATAAGACGTGATGGGTCATCAAGGTTTGGTGCCAACAATAAATATGGAACTTTTCCTGCATTTTCCGGTGCTTGGCGCATCAGTGAAGAATCTTTCGTTAAAAATAATACCAGCATATTCGACGATCTGAAATTACATGCAGGCTGGGGAAAAACCGGAAACCAGGAAATTAATAATAACGCGATATACAATATCTACCTGACTAACTACAATATTACCTCGTACGATATTAACGGAAATAAAAGCGGTGTTTTACCATCCGGATTTTATCTTTCACAAAACGCCAATCCAAACCTGAAATGGGAGGCTACTGAAATGACAAATGCAGCCTTAGACTTTTCACTATGGAAACAAAAGCTTTACGGAAGCGTTGGCTACTACATCAAAAAAACAAGCGGAATACTTTTACTCCCTCCTTATATAGGTGTTTTGGGTGAAGGCGGAAACACTTATATAAATGGTGCATCAATGGAAAATAAAGGTTTTGAACTTAGTTTGGGACATAAAAGTAAACTGACTAATGATTTGAGCCTTGAACTTAATGGTAACTTTGATATGGTGCGCAATAAAGTTACACATTTACCTGCAGAGGTAGTAAATGCTTATGGTGGAGATGGGAAAGGGCAGAATATTTTAGGTAGAACCTTAGGGTCTTTCTTTGGCTACGTTGCCGATGGACTTTTTAGAACACAGGCAGAAGTTGATTCATATGCAGCACAACCAGGCAAAGGGCTTGGGCGCATCAGATATAAAGATTTGAACAACGATGGGGTAATTAATGATAATGACCGTACCTGGATTGGTAATCCATTACCAAAATATACTTATGGTTTAAACGCAGCGATAAACTATAAAAACTTCGATTTTTCTTTCTTGTTGCAAGGTATTGGTTCTGTCGAAGTTAGAAATGAGGCCAAATCTTATACCGATTTTTGGAGCGCTGTAGAATCTTCATCTAACAAAGGTGCCAGATTGCTGAATGCCTGGTCGCCGTCGAACCCTAACACCGATATTCCAGCAGTTGCCTTAACCGATGATAATTTTGAAGCACGACTTTCTACTTATTTTATTGAAAACGGCTCCTATCTAAAACTTAGAAATGCGCAAATAGGCTACAGCTTTGATAAAAAACTAATCTCAAAATTAAAGATGCAGAGTTTAAGGTTTTATGTTGGTGGCGATAATCTGGCCATTTTGATGAAATCAAAGTCCTTTACCGGACTTGATCCTGAGAGCCCAGGCTTTGGTTATCCAAACCCTTTGGTCATTACCGCAGGAATTAATGTAAAGTTTTAA